One Scyliorhinus canicula chromosome 14, sScyCan1.1, whole genome shotgun sequence genomic region harbors:
- the LOC119977223 gene encoding uncharacterized protein LOC119977223, translating to MALAMALHLSDLLFGPARPSLPGHIVIRRHKNKGKAGETWAALVQRNSVNASDHTLRNTGLNYHSEFRTRQNVVNNWKTRETLIRGQDCKLTTTDNRHSHRMNPGANHFVNIFIGVTGLRTHDNMNFLYPGYLWFAPPSAGECEDGTLWVKQNRSILFRCNNQRAIYRKPNGSTSECYIRTTGTEDWWELTNEGCPKIGSLESPDIVMLPHQGSSSSSDQ from the exons ATGGCATTGGCCATGGCATTGCATCTCAGTGACTTACTCTTTGGGCCAGCTCGCCCATCACTTCCAGGACACATAGTGATTCGCAGACATAAGAACAAAGGAAAAGCTGGAGAAACTTGGGCAGCATTGGTGCAGAGAAACAGTGTTAATGCTTCAG ATCACACTTTGAGAAACACTGGACTAAATTATCATTCAGAATTCAGAACCAGGCAGAACGTGGTAAATAATTGGAAAACAAGGGAAACGTTGATTAGAGGACAAGACTGCAAGCT AACAACCACGGACAACAGACACAGCCACAGGATGAACCCAGGAGCCAATCACTTTGTCAACATCTTCATCGGAGTTACTGGACTCAGAACACATGACAATATGAACTTTCTGTACCCAGGGTATCTATGGTTTGCTCCACCAAGTGCCGGGGAATGTGAGGACGGGACATTATGGGTAAAACAGAACAGAAGCATCCTATTTAGGTGTAATAATCAAAGAGCAATTTACAGAAAGCCCAATGGGTCCACATCAGAATGTTACATTCGCACAACCGGAACAGAAGATTGGTGGGAGCTTACTAATGAAGGGTGCCCCAAAATTGGAT ctctggagtcgccagataTCGTTATGTTACCGCATCAAggctcaagttcaagttcagatcaatga